CCGATGGTATCGCCCCTGAAACAGGTGTAACGCTATTTAATGGATTCAAGAAATACGTCAACTCGGCTGGAAAAGTATTCTTTGGCCCTTTTGTAAACTTTAATTTGCAAGCCACCGATAAAACAAGTGGTGTTGAAACGGTTTATTTTGCTATTAACCAAAGCCCTTTTGAGGTATATACAACCGAAAAGAAACTTACCAATCAAGGCAATTATGTACTCAAATACTATGCCGTCGACCATGTTGGCAATGCCAGTCAAGTTCAGCAAGAAGCATTTACGGTAGACAACACACCTCCGTTTACCAACCTGAATGTGAACGGTGTTACCGACGACAAAGTGATTTCGTTTACTAGTAAAATGTATTTCAATACCGAAGATAGTATTTCGGGGTTGAAAACTACTTATTATAAGTTTGACGACGGTGCTTTACAAACTTACGATGGTAAAAACATTCCATTTATGGCTCTTGCAGAAGGAAAACATACCCTATACTATTATTCAACCGATAATGTCAATAACCAAGAAAATACCCGAAAATTCGATTTCTTCCTTGATAAAAGTTCTCCTTTAATGGCAACCGATATTCTTGGCGACCGCTATATTGCCAATAATATCATTTACTTTTCTGGAAAAACTAAGCTAAAACTTACGGCTATCGACAATAAGTCTGGCGTAAAGGACGTGAAGTATTCTATTGATAATCAACCATTTGTTAGCTACACAAACCCTTTCTACTTGCCAAGTATTTCGGGTATTCATAATATTCGCTATTACTCTATCGACAACCTCAATAACCAAACTACCAGTTTGGCGGGTGTGCCTGGCTACGAAGAGTTTAAGCATAATGTAAGCAAAGTATATGTTGACTTAACAGGGCCAACACTTCAGCACGAAATTATTGGCGATATTGTTATAAGAAGAGACTCAATGCTGCTTGGGCCAAACAACTTTATCCAATTAAAGGCCGTTGACCCAGAATCGGGTTTACAAAAAATTACCTATAGTTTTGATGGAAAGCTCATCGAAACAGACTATACAAAGCCAATCAAAATGACCGAAAAAGGCGTTCATAAATTTGAATATTTCGGCTATGACAACGTAAACAACCGCAATGCAGCCTCATTTGTGTTTGTCAGCGATATTGAAGGGCCTGAGCTATACCATTTCTTTACCGTTGGAAATATCAGCACCAACCGTCAGGGTCTCAATATCTACCCATCGACAGTAGGATTTACCTTGGCAGGAACAGACATTCAAGCTGGCTTAAAGTCTATCACTTATAGTATTAATGGACAAGCTCCTAAAACCTACCTGAATACGATTAACGGATTTAAGCCAAATACAAAATACACGGTAAAAATTACGGGAACAGATTATCTGGGCAACCAATCGTTTAAGGAAGTAGTATTTATGACAGGCAAATAGATTTCACCATCTTACCACAACATGAGTCATCCCGAATTTTGGGATAATTTCCAATAGAGTGCGAGTCATACCCTATTGGAAAAAAAGTACACAAATGTTAAGCATTTATTGGCTATTAATCAAACAAGGCGGTCGAAATTAATTTTTCGACCGCCTTGTTTGATTAAAAAATTCGGGACAACTCATGTTTTGTATTTAGCGACCCAATGTAGGTAATGGTACAAATTCTGTTTCGCCTTCAATACGAGGAAAGGTTTGGTTGAGCCATCGTTCTTTAGCATCTTCTATGAGTTCCTTACTAGAGGCCACAAAGTTCCAATAGATAAATCGTTCTTCAGGAAAAGCCTCACCGCCAAAAATATAAATGGTGGTATTGGCTTCCATCGTAAATTCGCATAAAGAACTATCTTTAGCCACCAAAATTCTCTTAGGGCTGTAGGTATTCCCATCGCTTTCTATCCCTCCCTCCAAGATATACATAGCCGTTTCGCCATACAATTCATGACCAATTTTAACGGTTTGTCGGGCAGTAGATTTTAGTTCTAACAAATACAAAGGGCTATAAACAGGTACAGGCGATTGATGCCCCAATACTTCTCCTGCAATCAGCTTATAGGCAATACCATCGGCTGTCCAAGTAGGGATTTGTTCTTCTGAAGCATGATAAAAACTAGGTTGCATTTGCTCAAGGTGCTTGGGTAAGGCAATCCAGATTTGTAAGCCGTGCATAGATTTTTCGGAATGTCGTAAATATTCGGGGGTTCGTTCCGAATGGACAATCCCATTGCCCGCTGTCATCCAATTTACTTGCCCAGGCTTAATTTCAACGGCTGTTCCGAGGCTATCACGGTGCATAATACTTCCTTCAAAAAGATAGGTAAGCGTTGAAAGCCCAATATGTGGATGAGGCCCCACATCAAAATTTTGGTAATCGTGTAACTGTGCTGGCCCCATGTGGTCGATAAAGGTAAAAGGCCCTACCATGCGTTTTGTACGAAAGGGCAGTAAACGACCTACCAAGAAATTACCTACTTCGTGTGGCCGTTCTTCGATAATATGACTAATATTAGACATAACATAGCTGATTTATAGCAATTTAGATACTTAAAAAAGTCCTTAATCTGGCAAATTACTGGATAATTCAAAAGAGTTTAGTTTTTCAGCAGACAAAATACACATAAAACGGTCGCTGAAAAACTTAGTTTAATAAATTTATACTGATAAAGGTATAATACAGAAGCTCAAACAGCCTTTACTGCTTTTGTACTATACCTTTTCCTTTATTTCTAGCCATAAGAGAAAGATAATAGCGATACAGAAAATCGTACAGAAGTAGTTCGTGCAAGCGTTGGCTATCGGGCATCAAACGATTGACAGTCATGTGAATCACATCGCTGAGATATTTATGCAATTCTGCTGGATTTTTTTGGCTTTTTACCTTCAACAGAATACCCTTGGTTTGTTGCGATTTTGTTACTAAACTGTATAATAAAGGAGCTAAAACATGATTTTGGGCAGCATCGCTCGCCAAGATTCCCTCCAACGCTTTTCGGTTATCTCTAAAACGTTGGTCTAGCTGTAATTTCATATTTTTATCAACCCGAAACTCTCTTGCAAAACTATTTTTCATCTGCTCCATAATTTGCAATTTCTGAGCCAGTTCTATTTCAATATCGTTCAGCAAATAGTCAATGGCTTTTAGCCCCCACAACCACCGTAATTCGTCACGTTCTGCTTTTTGTGTTTGGGCAATAAACGCTACAACGGCTTGGCTATCGTACCAAAATAACTGTTCGCTGAGTTCCATAACATTTTCGCCATAACGTTCTATCTCACGTTGATAGGTATCAATTTGTATTTTAGCCAGAATCTTCTGATTTTCAAAATAGTGTAAAGTTTCTTTCAACCGCAATATTACTGCACCAAGATGCTGTAAATCTGGCAAATGGAGTCTCAACCGAATATGCTTGTCGGGGTCGGCATAGCGTATAAAAAACCAACTATCTATCTTTTTTTCAGCCAAAAGCTCGGCCATCAAGGGAGCAACAGCCTCTGCCAAAATAGTATCGGCCGACTGCACTCCGCCATATAGTTTAAAATACAGCCACTCACTTCCTAATGAAAAAGTTCTTGGCAAAAAGGTTGGAGGGGTTATATTTTGTACTATTCCCTGATAATGCTCTTTTTC
The DNA window shown above is from Flectobacillus major DSM 103 and carries:
- a CDS encoding OmpL47-type beta-barrel domain-containing protein, encoding MMRKYISTLVILAVCVLGAAAQNSKPKYYTDTTSGKLYWNKKLPVYIWVSTTPDHAEELLNKSPNAKYSVPFYLDTEGVNFIRSKNAVDPETKAMVEPPQEVKLEIYADGIAPETGVTLFNGFKKYVNSAGKVFFGPFVNFNLQATDKTSGVETVYFAINQSPFEVYTTEKKLTNQGNYVLKYYAVDHVGNASQVQQEAFTVDNTPPFTNLNVNGVTDDKVISFTSKMYFNTEDSISGLKTTYYKFDDGALQTYDGKNIPFMALAEGKHTLYYYSTDNVNNQENTRKFDFFLDKSSPLMATDILGDRYIANNIIYFSGKTKLKLTAIDNKSGVKDVKYSIDNQPFVSYTNPFYLPSISGIHNIRYYSIDNLNNQTTSLAGVPGYEEFKHNVSKVYVDLTGPTLQHEIIGDIVIRRDSMLLGPNNFIQLKAVDPESGLQKITYSFDGKLIETDYTKPIKMTEKGVHKFEYFGYDNVNNRNAASFVFVSDIEGPELYHFFTVGNISTNRQGLNIYPSTVGFTLAGTDIQAGLKSITYSINGQAPKTYLNTINGFKPNTKYTVKITGTDYLGNQSFKEVVFMTGK
- a CDS encoding pirin family protein, with the translated sequence MSNISHIIEERPHEVGNFLVGRLLPFRTKRMVGPFTFIDHMGPAQLHDYQNFDVGPHPHIGLSTLTYLFEGSIMHRDSLGTAVEIKPGQVNWMTAGNGIVHSERTPEYLRHSEKSMHGLQIWIALPKHLEQMQPSFYHASEEQIPTWTADGIAYKLIAGEVLGHQSPVPVYSPLYLLELKSTARQTVKIGHELYGETAMYILEGGIESDGNTYSPKRILVAKDSSLCEFTMEANTTIYIFGGEAFPEERFIYWNFVASSKELIEDAKERWLNQTFPRIEGETEFVPLPTLGR